The following are from one region of the Acidobacteriota bacterium genome:
- a CDS encoding DUF1800 domain-containing protein — protein sequence MKLPRLDTLAAFFLLVAVAPPAVAEAPTLPWREAGLSERQAAAHLLDRFAYGARPGDIDRVVELGLERWLEAQLAGNLPETALAPRLAGLESLGLEQREILERYPNPGIVLRQRQREGKLDLDMEATQAMEEGDRSALRREFRSAMQEEGFRPQRELMADLYRQKLYRAVYGENQLHEVLTEFWFNHFNVSLADNDVRSFVMTYERDAIRPHVVGDFRALLEATAKHPAMLLYLDNARSVAEPGARTTFDPDRYLRQRRGGRSGFGRRGAARGSAARGSAARGGGDEQRASRRPQGLNENYARELLELHTLGVDGGYDQEDVVEVARAFTGWTLIPPGRMTDDSVRRRLGQARRLPADAGFVFEGDFLFRADAHDAGSKRVLGKKLPAGRGIEDGLAVLDLLAAHPSTARHLAAKVATRFVADEPPAPLVEDLADSFLASQGDLAELIRRLAYHPAFWQPEARQSKIKSPFEVAASALRALDAEVAEARGVLEWVIQSGQPIYAYQAPTGFPDSAENWVNTGSLLARMTFGLELAGGRVPGVRFDLEELLERREPASAEEALEAFLPVLLPERDPSPTLDRLLPVVRDPSFADKVAEAAQAAPSGAMDDRLLPWDGPRSRRRSMSVAVSSPPSATAYVVGLILGSPEFQRR from the coding sequence ATGAAACTGCCAAGACTCGACACCCTCGCAGCGTTCTTTCTCCTGGTCGCGGTGGCGCCACCGGCGGTGGCCGAGGCTCCGACCTTGCCCTGGCGCGAGGCCGGCCTGAGCGAGCGCCAGGCGGCCGCCCACCTGCTGGATCGCTTCGCCTACGGGGCCCGGCCGGGCGACATCGACCGGGTGGTCGAGTTGGGTCTCGAGCGCTGGCTCGAGGCCCAGCTCGCCGGCAACCTCCCGGAGACTGCTTTGGCGCCGCGTTTGGCCGGTCTCGAGAGTCTCGGCCTCGAGCAGCGGGAAATTCTCGAGCGCTATCCCAACCCGGGGATCGTCCTGCGTCAGCGTCAGCGCGAGGGCAAGCTCGACCTCGACATGGAGGCGACCCAGGCGATGGAGGAGGGCGATCGTTCCGCCCTGCGTCGGGAGTTTCGCAGTGCCATGCAGGAGGAGGGATTTCGTCCCCAGCGGGAGCTGATGGCGGATCTCTATCGCCAGAAGCTCTACCGCGCGGTCTACGGCGAGAACCAGCTTCACGAAGTGCTCACCGAATTCTGGTTCAACCACTTCAATGTGTCCCTTGCCGACAACGACGTGCGCTCCTTCGTGATGACCTATGAGCGCGATGCCATCCGGCCGCACGTGGTGGGTGATTTTCGCGCTCTGCTGGAGGCCACCGCCAAGCACCCGGCGATGCTGCTCTATCTCGACAACGCTCGCTCGGTGGCGGAACCGGGGGCTCGCACCACCTTCGATCCCGACCGCTACCTGCGGCAGCGTCGCGGCGGTCGATCCGGCTTCGGTCGGCGCGGTGCGGCGCGCGGCAGTGCTGCCCGCGGCAGTGCAGCCCGCGGCGGTGGCGATGAGCAGCGTGCCTCGCGTCGTCCTCAGGGTCTGAACGAGAACTACGCCCGCGAGCTCCTCGAGCTCCACACCCTCGGCGTCGACGGCGGCTACGACCAGGAGGACGTCGTCGAGGTGGCGCGCGCCTTCACCGGCTGGACCCTGATTCCGCCAGGACGGATGACCGACGACAGCGTTCGCCGGCGGCTCGGTCAGGCCCGTCGCCTACCGGCCGATGCCGGGTTCGTGTTCGAAGGCGACTTCTTGTTCCGGGCCGATGCCCACGACGCCGGCAGCAAGCGGGTGCTGGGGAAGAAGCTGCCGGCCGGCCGCGGTATCGAAGACGGCCTCGCGGTCCTCGATCTCCTGGCCGCTCACCCCTCGACGGCGCGTCACCTGGCGGCCAAGGTGGCGACCCGGTTCGTCGCCGACGAGCCACCGGCGCCGCTGGTGGAAGACTTGGCGGACAGCTTCTTGGCCAGCCAGGGCGATCTGGCGGAGTTGATCCGTCGCCTCGCCTATCACCCGGCCTTCTGGCAGCCGGAAGCGCGCCAGAGCAAGATCAAGTCGCCCTTCGAGGTCGCGGCCTCCGCCCTGCGCGCCCTCGATGCGGAGGTCGCCGAGGCCCGCGGCGTTCTCGAGTGGGTGATCCAGAGCGGCCAGCCGATCTATGCCTATCAGGCGCCGACGGGCTTTCCCGACAGCGCCGAGAACTGGGTCAATACCGGTTCGCTGCTGGCGCGTATGACCTTCGGCCTCGAGCTCGCCGGCGGGCGGGTTCCGGGCGTGCGTTTCGATCTCGAAGAGCTCCTCGAACGGCGCGAGCCGGCCTCGGCCGAGGAAGCCCTCGAGGCTTTCCTGCCGGTGCTTCTGCCGGAGCGTGATCCGTCGCCCACCCTCGATCGTCTGTTGCCGGTGGTGCGCGATCCATCCTTCGCCGACAAGGTGGCCGAAGCCGCCCAGGCGGCACCTTCCGGGGCGATGGACGATCGCCTGTTGCCCTGGGACGGGCCGCGCTCCCGTCGCCGTTCGATGTCCGTCGCCGTCTCGTCGCCGCCCAGCGCCACCGCTTACGTGGTGGGCTTGATCCTCGGTTCGCCGGAATTCCAGCGTCGCTAG
- a CDS encoding ECF-type sigma factor — MEHDEAARQNLIAGKLSGPAYSQEAIEEALPVVYGELKRLAAHFLRGERRDNSLVTTELVHEAYMRIFTGEEVSFTDRKHFFSTAAMSMRRILVDRARRRSASKRIPREMISPIDAAFDAAEEPDLEVLALDRALDQLGRIDPRQAQIVELRYFGGLTENEVCKILDLSRATVSRQMVAAKLWLKRQMRAT, encoded by the coding sequence ATGGAGCACGACGAGGCGGCGCGCCAAAACCTGATCGCGGGCAAGCTCAGCGGTCCGGCCTACTCGCAGGAGGCGATCGAGGAAGCCCTGCCGGTGGTCTACGGCGAGCTCAAGCGTCTCGCGGCCCACTTCTTGCGCGGCGAGAGGCGGGACAACTCGCTGGTCACCACCGAGCTGGTGCACGAGGCCTACATGCGCATCTTCACCGGCGAAGAGGTCTCCTTCACCGACCGCAAGCACTTCTTCTCCACTGCCGCCATGTCGATGCGGCGCATCCTGGTCGACCGGGCGCGGCGGCGCAGCGCCTCGAAGCGCATTCCCCGAGAGATGATCTCGCCGATCGACGCCGCCTTCGATGCCGCCGAGGAGCCGGACCTCGAGGTGCTGGCCCTCGACCGCGCCCTCGACCAGCTCGGCCGCATCGATCCGCGCCAAGCGCAGATCGTCGAGCTGCGCTACTTCGGCGGCCTGACCGAGAACGAAGTCTGCAAGATTCTCGATCTTTCCCGCGCCACCGTGTCGCGCCAGATGGTCGCTGCCAAGCTGTGGCTCAAACGACAGATGCGGGCGACCTGA
- a CDS encoding tetratricopeptide repeat protein, giving the protein MDTTEPVPSADLARHRRIAQIVAEALERHADERYAFLDQACGDDLEMRAEVEDLLDQATEDLEDPTQSTDVFAYLEQSFQEPADAYPSEIGNYRIVEPLGSGGMGAVFLAEQSQPVKRQVALKLMHASLRSPRALGRFEAERNALARIAHPNVAQLYEAGTTDDGFPFFAMEHIPQGEPITRFCDAEKLSIEDRLELFIAVCRGVHSAHQKGVLHRDLKPGNVLVTKLEDGRAIPKVIDFGLAKAIGDLRLTDETQLTALHAIGTPAYMSPEARLAVQDVDTRSDVYSLGVMLFELLTGVRPSDGEGGSREESVKQRRPSNRVTRLDGEQSRDIAAERRLEQRELPKRLRGDLDWIVVKALADEPERRYASAAELAADLQRHLDAEPIIARPPSAGYRFGKFFQRHRVAAVAATLVLAALVGGFIATSLALVRARQAEAEARRSQTESQQVSEFLTGLFQVSDPGRERGSEVTARELLDEGAARIREDLDDQPLVQARLMRTIGDVYVRLGLYEPASTILTDAVGVLRNLPDPPRLELAETLQSLGYSHEKQADLETAEAEIRRSLEMLTGDDRDSGLLRAEGHRILGVIFNSAGRYEQAVEQFRLALDLWRQLAVDDLEIAKELSNLGLAELRLGQYPQAQSRLEESVARWQASGGDEFLSANAWTNLGLAHYRQRHLDEALAAHRRALTIREKWLEDDHPDLAGSLYSVGTMLAETGDHAGALDHIGRATGILEATLGSQHPNVAAAYEGMAVMNHSYLGDLDAAERLYRKVLTIREAIAPGHPDLAATLRRLGDVYVQRQSYGQARPILERSLRIRRAALDADHPHIAESLGALGSLDLATGRLPQAETALRQALAIHEAKSSPEDPEFGLTVLNLARVLTQNGTPGEARPLYDRAIEMMADIEPLEGELAEAQQEREALR; this is encoded by the coding sequence ATGGACACCACCGAACCGGTCCCGTCGGCGGATCTCGCGCGCCACCGGCGCATCGCCCAGATCGTCGCCGAAGCCCTCGAGCGCCACGCCGACGAGCGCTACGCCTTTCTCGACCAGGCCTGCGGCGACGACCTCGAAATGCGCGCCGAGGTCGAGGATCTGCTCGATCAGGCCACCGAGGACCTCGAAGATCCCACCCAGTCGACGGACGTCTTCGCCTACCTCGAGCAGTCCTTCCAGGAGCCCGCCGACGCCTATCCCAGCGAGATCGGCAACTACCGCATCGTCGAGCCCTTGGGCAGCGGTGGCATGGGCGCGGTCTTCCTCGCCGAGCAATCGCAACCGGTCAAACGCCAGGTGGCCCTCAAGCTGATGCACGCCAGCCTGCGCAGCCCGCGCGCCCTCGGCCGCTTCGAGGCCGAGCGCAACGCCCTCGCCCGCATCGCCCACCCCAACGTGGCGCAGCTCTACGAAGCCGGGACCACCGACGATGGCTTCCCCTTCTTCGCCATGGAGCACATCCCCCAGGGCGAGCCGATCACACGCTTCTGCGACGCCGAGAAGCTCTCCATCGAAGACCGCCTCGAGCTCTTCATCGCCGTCTGCCGTGGAGTGCACAGCGCCCATCAGAAGGGCGTGCTGCACCGTGACCTCAAGCCCGGCAATGTCTTGGTGACCAAGCTCGAGGACGGCCGCGCCATTCCCAAGGTGATCGACTTCGGCCTCGCCAAGGCGATCGGCGACCTGCGGTTGACGGACGAGACTCAGCTCACCGCTCTCCACGCCATTGGAACACCCGCCTACATGAGCCCCGAGGCTCGCTTGGCGGTGCAGGATGTCGACACCCGCTCCGACGTCTATTCCCTCGGCGTCATGCTCTTCGAGCTCCTCACCGGCGTCCGCCCGAGCGATGGCGAGGGGGGTTCGCGGGAAGAATCGGTCAAGCAGCGCCGACCGAGCAACCGGGTGACCCGCCTCGATGGCGAGCAAAGCCGCGACATCGCCGCCGAGCGTCGGCTCGAGCAGCGCGAGCTGCCGAAGCGCCTGCGCGGCGACCTCGACTGGATTGTGGTCAAGGCGCTGGCCGACGAGCCGGAGCGCCGTTACGCTTCCGCCGCTGAGCTGGCGGCGGACCTGCAGCGTCATCTCGATGCCGAGCCCATCATCGCCCGGCCACCGAGCGCCGGCTACCGCTTCGGAAAGTTCTTCCAGCGACACAGAGTGGCGGCGGTGGCGGCGACGCTGGTGCTGGCCGCCCTGGTCGGCGGCTTCATCGCCACTTCCCTCGCCCTGGTGCGGGCGCGCCAAGCGGAGGCCGAGGCGCGGCGCTCGCAAACCGAATCTCAGCAAGTCTCCGAGTTCCTGACCGGGCTGTTCCAGGTCTCCGATCCGGGCCGCGAGCGTGGCAGTGAGGTGACCGCCCGGGAGCTCCTCGACGAAGGTGCCGCCCGGATTCGCGAAGATCTCGACGATCAGCCCTTGGTGCAGGCTCGGCTGATGCGCACCATCGGCGACGTCTACGTCCGCCTCGGCCTCTACGAACCCGCCAGCACCATCCTGACGGACGCCGTGGGCGTCCTCCGCAACCTGCCCGATCCGCCCCGCCTCGAGCTCGCCGAGACCCTCCAGTCGCTGGGCTACAGCCATGAGAAACAGGCCGACCTCGAAACCGCCGAGGCGGAGATTCGCAGGTCTCTCGAGATGCTCACCGGCGACGACCGCGACAGCGGACTGCTGCGCGCCGAGGGCCACCGCATCCTGGGAGTGATTTTCAACAGCGCCGGGCGCTACGAACAGGCGGTGGAGCAGTTCCGCCTGGCTCTCGACCTCTGGCGCCAGCTCGCCGTCGACGACCTCGAGATCGCCAAGGAGCTCTCGAACCTCGGTCTCGCCGAGCTTCGCCTCGGGCAGTACCCACAAGCCCAAAGTCGCCTCGAAGAGTCGGTGGCGCGCTGGCAAGCGAGCGGTGGAGACGAGTTTCTCTCCGCCAACGCCTGGACCAACCTGGGGCTCGCCCACTATCGCCAGCGCCACCTCGACGAGGCCCTCGCCGCCCATCGGCGAGCCCTCACCATCCGCGAGAAATGGCTCGAGGACGACCATCCCGACCTCGCCGGAAGCCTCTACAGCGTCGGCACCATGCTCGCCGAAACCGGCGACCACGCCGGCGCTCTGGATCACATCGGACGCGCCACCGGCATCCTCGAAGCCACCCTCGGTAGCCAGCATCCCAACGTCGCCGCCGCCTACGAGGGCATGGCGGTGATGAACCACTCCTACCTCGGCGACCTCGACGCCGCCGAGCGCCTCTACCGCAAGGTTCTGACCATTCGCGAAGCCATCGCTCCGGGCCACCCGGACCTCGCGGCCACTCTGCGGCGTCTGGGGGACGTCTACGTGCAACGCCAGAGCTACGGCCAGGCGCGGCCGATTCTCGAACGCTCCCTGCGCATCCGGCGTGCCGCCCTCGACGCCGACCATCCCCACATCGCCGAAAGCCTCGGCGCCCTCGGATCCCTCGACCTCGCCACCGGCCGCCTACCGCAAGCGGAGACCGCCCTGCGCCAGGCACTGGCCATCCACGAGGCCAAGTCGAGCCCCGAGGACCCGGAGTTCGGCTTGACGGTGCTCAACCTGGCGCGGGTCCTGACCCAGAATGGGACGCCCGGCGAGGCGCGTCCGCTCTACGACCGCGCCATCGAGATGATGGCCGACATCGAGCCACTGGAGGGCGAGCTGGCCGAAGCTCAACAAGAGCGCGAAGCCCTACGCTGA
- a CDS encoding Arc family DNA-binding protein — protein sequence MARQLTIRRVPDEVAESLATLSRTKGQSINTIVLQILQEAVGHDERRKRLLRYATWTEDEADEFAQLVAHQRTIESRDWE from the coding sequence ATGGCTAGGCAACTCACCATTCGCAGGGTTCCCGACGAGGTCGCCGAGAGCCTCGCCACCCTCAGTCGGACGAAGGGCCAAAGCATCAACACCATCGTGCTGCAGATCCTGCAGGAAGCGGTGGGTCATGACGAGCGACGAAAGCGCTTGCTGCGCTACGCAACCTGGACCGAGGACGAGGCCGACGAGTTTGCGCAGCTTGTCGCGCACCAGCGCACTATCGAGAGCCGCGACTGGGAATGA
- a CDS encoding type II toxin-antitoxin system VapC family toxin: MLDTSAYIGLRRGHPLVLDAMAEASNILLPTTVLGELEAGFELAARSAENRAALEDFLAEPFVAIRPITRQVAQQYGKLFAALRRAGTPIPLNDVWIAAASVVAGARLLTFDHHFERISGLDLRRLKADE; this comes from the coding sequence ATGCTCGACACTTCTGCCTACATCGGACTGCGCCGAGGTCACCCGCTCGTTCTCGATGCGATGGCAGAAGCATCGAACATTCTTCTGCCCACCACGGTGCTGGGCGAGCTCGAGGCAGGCTTCGAGCTCGCCGCCCGCTCGGCAGAGAATCGCGCCGCCCTCGAAGACTTCCTGGCGGAGCCCTTCGTTGCGATTCGACCGATCACTCGGCAGGTCGCTCAGCAGTACGGCAAGCTGTTCGCGGCCCTGCGGAGGGCCGGCACTCCGATTCCCCTCAACGACGTCTGGATCGCCGCCGCCAGCGTCGTGGCCGGCGCTCGGCTCCTCACCTTCGACCACCACTTCGAGAGGATTTCAGGTCTCGACCTGAGACGCCTGAAAGCGGACGAATAG
- a CDS encoding monovalent cation:proton antiporter-2 (CPA2) family protein: MEFLSDASLYLLAAVVAVPIAKRLGLGSVLGYLLAGIVIGPVLGLVGAETKEVKHFAEFGVVMMLFLVGLELRPAMLWRMRTKLLGLGGLQVVGTTLLLFGVALAFELPWRSALAVAMVLALSSTAIVLQTLEEKGWMKAPAGQSAFSVLLFQDIAVIPMLALMPLLAVGSGAHGEAAGHHGGGLEGLPAWLQTLAILGVIAAIILAGRFLMRPTFRFIAESRLREIFTAAALLLVVGIALAMDRVGLSPALGTFLAGVVLSGSEYRHELESDIAPFKGLLLGLFFISVGAGIDFELLFGQPVRIFGAALALMVVKLVILLLLARSFGLRGKVRWLFALALAQAGEFAFVLFGFAEGAGVLAPAVTQILTLVVAITMLLTPLLFILYEKLIAPRSDDETERDADEIDEQGTAVVTGVGRFGEVVSRMLITNGYRVVVLDHDPALIDLWRQIGLKTYYGDATRPDLLHAAGADEARLFVAALDDRERQTLLVEHVARHHPNCRIIARAVDRHHVYELEQAGAHQVVQELFEAATSAGRLALIELGTHPFKAERQARSFRQHDRGMLESLRERWLEGGVDRSYIDVARARAGELFDLMKADRAAERHDSTERGWVPPPKDDARLGIETPDQEVEGA; the protein is encoded by the coding sequence ATGGAGTTTCTCAGCGACGCCTCTCTCTACCTGCTGGCGGCGGTGGTGGCGGTGCCGATCGCCAAGCGTCTCGGCCTGGGCTCGGTGCTCGGCTATCTGCTCGCCGGCATCGTCATCGGGCCAGTGCTCGGATTGGTCGGAGCCGAAACCAAGGAGGTCAAGCACTTCGCCGAGTTCGGCGTCGTGATGATGCTCTTTCTGGTGGGCCTCGAGCTGCGGCCCGCCATGCTCTGGCGCATGCGCACCAAGCTCCTCGGATTGGGGGGCCTGCAGGTGGTGGGCACGACCCTTTTGCTGTTTGGCGTGGCCCTCGCCTTCGAGCTGCCGTGGCGCAGCGCCTTGGCGGTGGCGATGGTTCTCGCCCTGTCCTCGACGGCCATCGTGCTCCAGACCCTCGAAGAAAAGGGCTGGATGAAGGCTCCGGCGGGGCAGTCGGCCTTTTCGGTGCTGCTGTTCCAGGACATCGCGGTCATTCCGATGCTCGCCCTGATGCCGCTGCTCGCCGTCGGCAGTGGGGCCCACGGCGAGGCCGCCGGTCACCATGGTGGGGGGCTCGAGGGGCTGCCGGCGTGGCTCCAGACCCTGGCGATTCTCGGAGTGATCGCGGCGATCATCCTCGCCGGGCGGTTCCTGATGCGCCCGACCTTCCGCTTCATCGCCGAATCGCGGCTGCGCGAGATCTTCACCGCCGCGGCGCTGCTGCTGGTGGTGGGCATCGCCCTGGCGATGGACCGGGTCGGCCTGTCGCCGGCCCTCGGCACCTTCCTCGCCGGCGTGGTGCTCTCCGGTAGCGAGTACCGTCACGAGCTCGAAAGCGACATCGCGCCCTTCAAGGGGCTGCTCCTCGGTTTGTTCTTCATCTCCGTCGGTGCCGGCATCGATTTCGAGCTCCTCTTCGGGCAACCGGTTCGGATCTTCGGTGCCGCCCTCGCTCTGATGGTGGTCAAGCTGGTGATCCTGCTCCTGCTGGCGCGCTCCTTCGGGCTGCGCGGCAAGGTGCGCTGGCTCTTCGCCCTCGCCTTGGCCCAGGCCGGCGAGTTCGCCTTCGTGCTGTTCGGATTCGCCGAGGGGGCCGGGGTGCTGGCGCCGGCGGTGACCCAGATTCTCACTCTGGTGGTGGCGATCACCATGCTGCTGACGCCGCTGCTGTTCATCCTCTACGAGAAGCTGATCGCGCCGCGCAGCGACGACGAGACGGAGCGGGACGCGGACGAGATCGACGAGCAGGGAACCGCCGTCGTCACCGGCGTCGGGCGCTTCGGCGAGGTGGTCAGCCGCATGTTGATCACCAACGGCTACCGGGTGGTGGTTCTCGACCACGATCCGGCGCTGATCGACCTGTGGCGCCAGATCGGTCTCAAGACCTACTACGGTGACGCCACCCGCCCCGACCTGCTGCACGCCGCCGGTGCCGACGAAGCGCGGCTGTTCGTGGCGGCCCTCGATGACCGCGAGCGCCAGACCCTGCTCGTCGAGCACGTTGCCCGCCACCACCCAAACTGCCGCATCATCGCCCGGGCGGTGGATCGCCATCACGTCTACGAGCTCGAGCAGGCCGGGGCGCACCAGGTCGTGCAGGAGCTCTTCGAGGCCGCGACCTCCGCCGGCCGTCTTGCCCTGATCGAGCTCGGCACCCATCCCTTCAAGGCCGAGCGCCAGGCACGCTCCTTCCGCCAGCACGATCGCGGCATGCTCGAGTCGCTGCGCGAACGCTGGCTCGAGGGCGGTGTCGACCGAAGCTATATCGATGTCGCCCGGGCGCGGGCCGGTGAGTTGTTCGATCTCATGAAAGCGGATCGCGCCGCCGAGCGCCACGATTCCACCGAGCGCGGCTGGGTCCCACCGCCGAAGGACGACGCGCGCCTCGGCATCGAGACGCCGGACCAGGAGGTCGAGGGAGCGTGA
- a CDS encoding NAD(P)H-dependent oxidoreductase yields the protein MKKILVLFAHPRTDRSEANVVLAEVPQRHPAVTFVDLYAEYPTFEIDVEREQERLREHDVLVFHHPVYWYSSPAILKEWQDLVLEYGFAYGSEGRALEGKLFVSAVTTGGRREVYCRTGVNRFELRELFAPFEQTMYLCRMRYLPPFALFAAGHARDEQRLDEHVRDYQRLLDALADDRLDVAGAADRLTLSDGLDELITPAAGAV from the coding sequence ATGAAGAAGATCCTGGTGTTGTTTGCCCACCCACGGACGGATCGCTCGGAGGCGAATGTGGTGCTGGCGGAGGTTCCGCAGCGGCATCCGGCAGTGACCTTCGTCGACCTCTATGCCGAGTATCCGACCTTCGAGATCGACGTCGAGCGCGAGCAGGAACGCCTGCGGGAGCACGACGTCCTGGTCTTTCACCATCCGGTCTACTGGTACTCCAGTCCGGCGATTCTCAAGGAGTGGCAGGATCTGGTGCTTGAGTACGGCTTCGCCTATGGATCCGAGGGTCGGGCCCTCGAGGGCAAGCTCTTCGTCAGCGCGGTGACCACCGGCGGGCGGCGCGAGGTGTACTGCCGCACCGGCGTCAACCGTTTCGAGCTGCGCGAGCTGTTCGCGCCCTTCGAGCAGACCATGTACCTCTGCCGGATGCGCTATCTGCCGCCCTTTGCTCTCTTCGCCGCCGGCCATGCGCGCGATGAACAGCGCCTCGATGAGCACGTCCGCGACTACCAGCGACTACTCGATGCGCTGGCCGACGATCGCCTCGATGTCGCCGGTGCTGCCGACCGCTTGACCCTCTCGGATGGCCTCGACGAGCTCATCACTCCGGCCGCGGGAGCCGTCTGA
- a CDS encoding PQQ-dependent sugar dehydrogenase: MRKQISTGLAAGLVFSLLLGLPGLGLAGGFGSLELVSVLPSLTVLVDIVHAGDERLFLAQQGGRILVWDRASAPTTFLDIGGLMGGGFEGGIKSIAFHPDYPNPGFFFVHYSDAGDDSVVARYRVSVGDPDVADPTSGRILLVVDQETDIHRGGQIGFGPDGFLYVGLGDGGPQTDPECKAQRADTLQGKLLRLDVDQNVDTPPYHGIPVDNPFGGVNEPRAEVWALGLRQPWRFSFDRANGDLYIADVGQNEREEVNYQPAAAGGGQNYGWRVMEGLSCFDPDPINSDCPATTPSCFDSAYTAPAFDYDQSNGDCSITGGYVYRGPAAPPLVGRYIYGDFCSGNLWAADNGGGTWSSTLLPISLSGVQAFGEDREGRLFATDGSTLFELRMSVIFADGFESGDTGGWSATQMRRGQRTRG, encoded by the coding sequence ATGCGCAAGCAGATTTCGACGGGGCTGGCCGCCGGACTGGTTTTCTCACTGCTGCTCGGGCTTCCCGGCCTCGGTCTGGCGGGGGGCTTCGGCAGCCTCGAGCTGGTGTCCGTCTTGCCCTCGTTGACGGTCCTCGTGGACATCGTCCATGCCGGCGACGAGCGCCTCTTTCTCGCCCAGCAGGGGGGGCGGATCCTGGTATGGGATCGCGCCAGCGCGCCCACCACCTTTCTCGACATCGGCGGTTTGATGGGTGGCGGCTTCGAGGGCGGTATCAAGAGCATCGCCTTTCATCCGGACTACCCGAATCCGGGATTCTTCTTCGTTCACTACTCCGATGCCGGCGACGATTCGGTGGTCGCCCGCTATCGCGTGTCGGTGGGCGACCCGGATGTCGCCGATCCCACGAGCGGTCGCATTCTGTTGGTCGTCGATCAAGAGACGGACATCCACCGCGGCGGTCAGATTGGCTTCGGGCCGGACGGTTTCCTCTACGTCGGCCTGGGGGACGGTGGACCGCAGACCGATCCCGAATGCAAAGCGCAGCGCGCCGATACCCTGCAGGGCAAGCTGTTGCGTCTCGATGTCGATCAAAACGTCGACACGCCGCCCTACCATGGGATTCCCGTCGACAATCCCTTTGGCGGCGTCAACGAGCCGCGGGCGGAGGTCTGGGCCTTGGGGCTGCGACAGCCCTGGCGCTTCAGCTTCGATCGCGCCAACGGCGACCTCTACATCGCCGATGTCGGGCAGAACGAGCGCGAAGAGGTCAACTATCAGCCGGCGGCCGCCGGCGGTGGACAGAACTATGGTTGGCGAGTGATGGAAGGGCTGAGCTGCTTCGATCCGGACCCGATCAACTCGGATTGCCCCGCCACCACGCCGTCGTGTTTCGATTCCGCCTACACCGCGCCGGCCTTCGACTACGACCAGTCGAACGGCGATTGCTCGATCACCGGCGGCTATGTCTACCGCGGACCGGCGGCTCCGCCCTTGGTCGGGCGCTACATCTACGGTGACTTCTGCAGCGGAAATCTGTGGGCCGCCGACAACGGCGGCGGCACCTGGAGCAGCACTCTGCTCCCGATCAGCTTGTCCGGTGTGCAGGCCTTCGGGGAGGACCGGGAAGGCCGTCTCTTCGCGACCGATGGCTCGACCCTCTTCGAGCTGCGGATGTCGGTGATCTTCGCCGACGGCTTCGAGAGTGGCGACACCGGGGGCTGGTCGGCGACTCAGATGCGTCGCGGTCAGAGAACCCGGGGCTGA